Proteins co-encoded in one Luteolibacter sp. Y139 genomic window:
- a CDS encoding MFS transporter, producing MKLSDLKSSGHWPTLLTAFLYFDFSFMVWTLLGALGPQIAESLHLTAGQKGLMVAIPILGGAILRLVMGLLVDRIGGKTTGIIAQLLVMASLACGWIFGLQNFEATLVFGFTLGIAGASFAVALPQAGRWYPPNMQGVVLGLAGAGNIGVVLDSLIAPRLAAVYGWQAVFGFALIPAVLTFAVYAIFSKDAPVEVVKKKLSDYARLLKEKDAHWFCFYYTVSFGGFVGLASYYNLYFRSEFGLSPVQAGDFAAACTAVGAFARPIGGAISDRIGGIRSMLVLYSVAGALLTIAAGIHSFWPNVVLFILVSAALGMCNGSIFQLLPQRFGKDMGVMTGLVGCGGGVGGFYLASSLGLAKQTFGSCALGFIAFSALCFVAVTGLALVKTRWRTTWGAMANARI from the coding sequence ATGAAACTCAGCGACCTCAAGTCATCCGGCCACTGGCCGACCTTGCTCACGGCATTCCTCTACTTCGACTTCTCCTTCATGGTCTGGACGCTCCTCGGCGCGCTCGGGCCGCAGATCGCGGAAAGTCTTCATCTGACCGCCGGTCAAAAGGGCCTGATGGTCGCCATTCCCATCCTCGGAGGTGCGATCCTGCGACTCGTCATGGGACTGCTGGTCGATCGCATTGGCGGAAAGACCACTGGCATCATCGCCCAGCTGTTGGTGATGGCGTCGCTGGCTTGCGGATGGATCTTCGGCCTGCAGAACTTCGAAGCAACCTTGGTCTTCGGCTTCACCCTCGGCATCGCCGGTGCCTCCTTCGCCGTCGCCCTTCCCCAGGCCGGCCGCTGGTATCCGCCGAATATGCAGGGCGTGGTGCTCGGCCTCGCCGGTGCCGGCAATATCGGCGTGGTTCTCGATAGCCTGATCGCCCCGCGCCTCGCCGCGGTTTATGGATGGCAGGCAGTGTTCGGTTTCGCACTCATTCCCGCGGTGCTCACCTTCGCCGTTTACGCGATCTTCTCGAAGGACGCTCCGGTCGAGGTGGTGAAGAAAAAGCTCTCCGACTACGCACGCCTGCTGAAGGAGAAGGACGCTCACTGGTTCTGCTTCTACTATACCGTGTCGTTCGGCGGCTTCGTCGGTCTCGCCAGCTACTACAATCTCTACTTCCGCTCCGAGTTCGGCTTGTCCCCAGTGCAAGCAGGTGACTTCGCCGCAGCCTGCACCGCAGTGGGTGCCTTCGCCCGCCCGATCGGCGGCGCGATTTCCGACCGTATCGGTGGCATCCGCTCGATGCTCGTCCTCTACTCCGTCGCCGGAGCCCTGCTGACGATTGCCGCGGGCATCCACTCGTTCTGGCCGAATGTCGTCCTCTTCATTCTGGTGAGCGCCGCGCTCGGCATGTGCAATGGCTCCATCTTCCAACTTCTGCCGCAGCGCTTCGGCAAGGACATGGGAGTCATGACCGGCCTCGTCGGTTGTGGCGGCGGTGTCGGCGGCTTCTACCTCGCGAGTTCGCTTGGCTTGGCCAAGCAGACCTTCGGCTCCTGCGCACTGGGTTTCATCGCCTTCTCCGCGCTGTGCTTCGTGGCGGTCACCGGTCTGGCACTGGTGAAAACCCGCTGGCGCACCACGTGGGGCGCGATGGCGAATGCCCGGATCTAA
- a CDS encoding bifunctional protein-serine/threonine kinase/phosphatase, which translates to MKIRSSFHALPRDDERPSSDAVSLTSWNSSFLAALADGAGTAPAAREAAEHAVSLVATHFRSHPLSWTPGKALRETVRLINRTLWNESNARFGRPEMVCTLAIALYDEGFLTHLGIGDSRVYLLRGGELTQLTKDDIDPENPLCLTRAIGAEEELNPTTYKLSLEPGDILFLCSDGIHHHLSDDELKQSLLAETSARHIAKQARDASSDETRDDCAAIRIEIESLGWSERREDHQLPIPEKLASGQKHDGWTLLRSFGANDRCWLAEREGCRQVMKFAPLEAVDQPPITHAFLKETWNAVRFSSDPPFVKAWENPVRTSLYYIMEFVDAPGLANLLKQRRLQVDEAVQLGGFLVDACIRLLRHDLVHGDIKPENILIGSAYDSVFFKLIDLGSCCEVFSHHSRAGTASYLAPERFKNAPINECTEIFSIGVTLYESLTGQLPFGEIERFQTPVFRDPKPPSSHNALIPPWLDAVILRACSILPENRYSHFSELLFDLSNPQKVRPWHRDSAPLIERNPVLFWKCAAIFFAIVAAALAVQLATHQ; encoded by the coding sequence ATGAAGATCCGCTCTTCGTTTCACGCCCTGCCCCGCGATGATGAACGTCCCTCCTCGGACGCCGTCTCGCTGACGTCGTGGAACAGCAGCTTTCTCGCAGCGCTCGCCGATGGCGCAGGCACCGCTCCCGCAGCGCGCGAGGCAGCCGAGCACGCCGTCTCGCTGGTGGCCACCCATTTCCGCAGCCACCCGCTGAGCTGGACTCCGGGCAAGGCACTCCGTGAAACCGTCCGCCTGATCAACCGTACCCTCTGGAACGAATCGAACGCGCGCTTCGGCCGTCCGGAAATGGTCTGCACCTTGGCCATCGCGCTATACGATGAGGGTTTCCTCACCCATCTCGGCATCGGCGACTCCCGCGTCTATCTATTGCGCGGTGGCGAACTCACCCAGCTCACCAAGGACGACATCGATCCGGAGAATCCCCTCTGCCTGACCCGCGCCATCGGTGCTGAGGAGGAACTCAATCCCACCACTTACAAGCTATCGCTGGAGCCCGGCGACATCCTCTTCCTTTGCTCGGACGGCATCCATCACCACCTCTCCGATGACGAGCTGAAGCAAAGCCTGCTCGCCGAAACCTCTGCCCGGCACATCGCAAAGCAGGCCCGCGACGCATCGTCCGATGAAACGCGCGACGACTGCGCCGCCATCCGGATCGAAATCGAGTCCCTCGGCTGGTCCGAGCGCCGCGAGGATCACCAGCTCCCCATCCCCGAAAAACTCGCCTCCGGTCAAAAGCACGATGGCTGGACGCTCCTGCGATCCTTCGGTGCCAATGACCGCTGCTGGCTCGCCGAGCGCGAAGGCTGCCGGCAGGTGATGAAGTTCGCGCCCCTCGAAGCTGTCGATCAGCCGCCCATCACCCACGCCTTCCTCAAGGAAACGTGGAATGCCGTGCGCTTCTCGTCCGACCCGCCTTTCGTGAAGGCGTGGGAAAACCCGGTCCGCACCTCGCTCTATTATATCATGGAGTTCGTCGATGCCCCCGGCCTCGCGAATCTTCTCAAACAACGCCGCCTCCAGGTGGACGAGGCCGTGCAGCTCGGTGGCTTCCTCGTCGATGCATGCATCCGCCTGCTCCGCCACGATCTCGTCCATGGCGACATCAAGCCGGAGAACATCCTCATCGGCTCCGCCTACGACTCGGTGTTTTTCAAGCTCATCGACCTCGGCTCCTGTTGCGAGGTCTTCTCCCACCACTCCCGGGCCGGCACGGCCAGCTACCTCGCGCCCGAGCGTTTCAAGAATGCACCGATCAATGAGTGCACCGAGATCTTCTCCATCGGCGTCACGCTGTACGAGTCGCTGACCGGCCAGCTGCCCTTCGGAGAAATCGAGCGATTCCAGACACCCGTCTTCCGCGACCCGAAACCGCCAAGCTCCCACAACGCCCTCATCCCCCCGTGGCTCGATGCGGTTATCCTACGCGCCTGCTCGATCCTGCCGGAAAATCGCTACTCGCACTTCAGCGAGCTCCTGTTCGATCTCTCGAATCCGCAGAAGGTCCGCCCTTGGCACCGCGACAGCGCGCCGCTCATCGAGCGGAACCCGGTGCTCTTCTGGAAATGCGCCGCCATCTTCTTCGCGATCGTGGCCGCGGCGCTGGCCGTCCAATTGGCCACGCATCAATGA
- a CDS encoding CmpA/NrtA family ABC transporter substrate-binding protein, with the protein MNQKSQPLSRRDFLGRSTKATALGLLATGLPMGWVGAQTASDAPETANVNFGIIALTDCSPIVIAHEKGLFKKYGINSTVTKGASWAAIRDSLANGDIQATHMLLGMPIASTMGLGGAPKVPMVVPWILNRNGQSISLSNSLKGKVGADPKALKPLVDAAKAAGSPMTFAMTFPPGTHAMWLRYWLAAGGINPGDAAGAGADISLITIPPPQMVANMQVGKMDGFCVGEPWNGKTVADGIGFTGINTQAIWKDHPEKVCAFTEEFANKNPKTVKAILKALHEASVWLDVMENRPEQAKIVSAPTYINCPPEAILPRLQGKYDMGDGRKFRDPDYMIFSSRNCNYPQPKYCKWWLTQLRRWGFTQGAPDYDGVAKQVMRTDLYESAMKEIGYTHDGMSNAPESFFDGTKFDPKGDLEAFAASFSVKTLKG; encoded by the coding sequence ATGAACCAAAAAAGCCAGCCTCTCTCTCGCCGCGACTTCCTCGGTCGCTCTACTAAAGCCACCGCCCTCGGCCTGCTCGCCACCGGCCTGCCCATGGGATGGGTCGGAGCTCAAACCGCCTCCGATGCCCCCGAAACCGCGAACGTCAACTTCGGCATCATCGCCCTGACCGACTGCTCGCCGATCGTGATCGCCCACGAAAAGGGTCTATTCAAGAAGTACGGCATCAACTCCACCGTCACCAAGGGCGCAAGCTGGGCCGCCATCCGCGACTCGCTGGCCAATGGCGACATCCAGGCGACCCACATGCTGCTCGGCATGCCCATCGCCTCGACCATGGGTCTCGGTGGCGCTCCGAAGGTGCCAATGGTCGTGCCGTGGATCCTCAACCGCAACGGCCAGTCGATCAGCCTCTCCAACTCGCTCAAAGGAAAAGTCGGCGCCGACCCGAAAGCGCTCAAGCCACTTGTCGATGCCGCGAAAGCCGCCGGCTCGCCGATGACCTTCGCGATGACCTTCCCACCGGGCACCCACGCGATGTGGCTGCGCTACTGGCTCGCCGCCGGCGGCATCAATCCCGGCGACGCGGCTGGTGCCGGTGCTGACATTTCCCTCATCACCATCCCGCCGCCGCAGATGGTGGCAAACATGCAGGTCGGCAAGATGGACGGCTTCTGCGTCGGCGAACCTTGGAACGGCAAGACCGTCGCCGACGGCATCGGCTTCACCGGCATCAATACCCAGGCGATCTGGAAGGATCACCCCGAAAAGGTCTGCGCCTTCACCGAGGAGTTCGCCAACAAGAACCCGAAGACCGTGAAGGCCATCCTCAAGGCACTCCACGAAGCCAGCGTCTGGCTCGACGTCATGGAGAACCGCCCCGAACAAGCGAAGATCGTCAGCGCTCCGACCTACATCAACTGCCCGCCGGAAGCCATCCTGCCACGCCTGCAGGGCAAGTACGACATGGGCGACGGCCGCAAGTTCCGCGACCCGGACTACATGATCTTCAGCAGCCGCAACTGCAACTACCCGCAGCCGAAGTACTGCAAGTGGTGGCTCACACAACTCCGCCGCTGGGGCTTCACCCAGGGTGCTCCGGACTACGACGGCGTCGCCAAGCAGGTGATGCGCACCGATCTCTACGAATCCGCGATGAAGGAGATCGGCTACACCCACGACGGCATGAGCAATGCTCCCGAGTCGTTCTTCGATGGCACTAAATTCGATCCGAAAGGTGATCTCGAAGCCTTCGCCGCCTCCTTCTCCGTCAAGACTCTCAAGGGCTGA